The sequence TTCCTTCCCCGTACGCTGAGCTAACCCGGACTCGAATCCAAATTCCAAACAGTATCGAACAGATTGCTGTCAGATTTGTGAAGATATTTCCTATATTTAAGCTCCCAACTACAGTGAGCAGTGAACACTGAAAcgattttacaaaaaaaagaaaaagaaagaaagtgaaCACTGAAACGACCTCTCCGTGGAGGAGATCATGATGGGTCGCTACCATAGCCATGAGATGTCTCCAAACCAGTGCGGGTCGACCCTAGTCCAAACCATCGACGCACCCATCTCTCTGGTATGGTCCCTTATCCGACGCTTCGATAACCCACAAGTCTACAAGCGATTCATCAGGAGCTGTTCCATCTTGGATGGCAATGGTGGCGTCGGTAGCCTGAGAGAGGTGAAACTGGTGTCGGGTCTTCCTGCTAAGACAAGTAGGGAGAGGCTGGATGTGCTAGATGATGATTCTCATGTTATGATCTTTAGTATAGTTGGTGGGGATCATCGTCTCATCAACTATCGCTCTACCACCACTGTTCAtgtaatagaagaagaaaagcatgACCATAATGAGATTGGGAAGACGGTGGTGATTGAGTCTTATCTGGTTGATGTTCCTATGGGGAGTAGTAAGGAAGATACGTGTCTGTTTGCTGATACTATCATAAGGTGCAACCTTAGATCCTTAGCTCGTAtcacagagaagatggcttctGTTCAGAATGGTGAATCTTCGCGTACGTGAATGTTCCTACTCCGTGGATATGatatctattaaatgaggagagaaaataaatgtTATATCCACAGACCAGGAACATTCAAGCACGTGAAGAGTTACCGTACTTGCTTCTATCTATAAATAATAGTAGTCTTAACTACTGGTTGTATAGTTTTAGAAACGGTGGACCCAGctggttctttttctttctctggttTGATTCTGGTTTTGGCTATTTTGCTGAGCCAAATAAAGATGGTTTggataaatcttttttttttggaaatcccgCAATGTCCAGACATGCATCCTAATACATGGATGTATACCCTCAAGTCTCTCAACTATTAGATACTTGGTTGGGTGCCCAATGGGCTGGAATAGATCTTGTTTCACCACAGTTTTGATATTGTACCATGTTGGTGGAGGCATTGTGTTGATTATTGTCTGTAAGGACTTGTTTTGTATGAATCGGACCAAATCAGTTAACTCATGATAACATTGTAAACAACACCTATTTTACAACCAAGTGGTTTTTGATAATAGTTCTGCCAGCCTATTAGAAAATATTACTCTCTGTTAGCTCACCAGTCCTATCAGAATATATTTGGGCTCAGCCATGGGTGAAATGACCAACACATCTCTCATCAAAATTGGGAATTCCTTCTCTGTTGATGCTTTCACAAAATCCCATTGATCCTTACTGTAATACCCCACCTATGCATGTGTATGGGATTTTATGGGGTGTAATAACATATTAGtattaataaatataattattatatacTAATAATTATCTTCAACAAATGAAATTGAGGAAGGCGGttagaagagatgagagaaagaagggataGAAAGCCACGTAAGGAGGTGATGGCTGGGTTTGTAAGTAAGGAGGTGGTGGCGtttgtaaaaaataataataaaaaaaaaggggcggTTACAACTCCATAGTATAGAAAAAGAGaattaaagaaagaagggaacaGTGAGTGAATAAAccgtaggaaaaaaaaaaagagaaaaagagggaaatcGGAAgtagaaggaagagagaattCAGGTAATGttttttttgattgattaattggagagagagagagagagagagagagagagagaatgaaaccGATTGGGTTTCCTTATAGTGGGAAGCtcttagaaaatagaaaatagggaCCAAGTCCATACACGTGTGGAGACTTGGAGAAtggattaaataaataaattattaattaatatttaaGGAGGAAAAAGGGAGGGGTAGATTTTATGTCAATTTACTAAATAAAATGGAATGCTAAAAGAATTGGAATGCTATGAAAGAAGGGCGTATTTAATTTTCAAATCCAAACTGTTCGCAGAAATCTCCAAGTTCTCGGAATCCagcttgtctctctttagacaaTTGTTTCTTAAGTTTAAGGTCtgtgcagagttgaagaccttcattgcataCCTCAGCAGCTAATTCCCCATATGTATATTGCTCAAAGGgaatagtgccattatgctttgcCTTAAGTCTATACCTgaccttttgagcaaataaaggagGTAATCCAGAGAGaaatttctctttccatatAGCATTATTACAATCATCTCTggaaaagactttagcaaagaagacatctctataccatctataatgagatagtgtaggacatcgaagattcattaattgttctcttgttcgatcagctagaatttcagctggtccaacaaaGTGAAGAGTGATGGTGTAAACCAAAGTATTAACCGCATCTTCATGGTTAACATAAACAATTCGCTGGGCGTAATTGCCGTCAGCTAATTGTTCAGTCATCTGTTGCGGTACACTGGTTGTAGCACCGATTATCTGTTGTCTAACTTCTTCAGACAAGTAAAAGTCCCACCAACCACGGAGTTGGCCGGAAAATCcagttgctatcattttagcaacatcAGAATCGGATGAATGATTGAGCTTTGCAGCAGTGGCATACATTAACATCCGTTTCAgcacattgatgatttgatattcagataaaccatcaatattccactcGAAAATTGTATTACCATCGACCGGGAAACTGGAATTGTCCTTTTCAAGTTCGAATTGACAATCAGCTGGAGAAGGTCGAGGATAATAGTAATTTGTCTGAGCGGTAGGCATAACTTTTCGAGTTCTTCCCATGACTTGATTTAGCTGGGGAAGAGACTCAGGAACTGCTGCCTGATTAGGTAGCATAGATTGGAATTCTCTTTCTGCTGTTTCGATTTCAGAATCGGATAGATCAGCAAGAGAGAGGGTTAGAGCCTGACTGTCTTCTAGTTGTTTAAGGTTGTCCTTTGTGACCTGGAGTCTTTGGAGTCTAGTCACAATTTCATCAAGAATGGTAGACTCAGTTTTCTTCTTAGGAGGAATGGTCAGGACAGGAGGTGGTTTAAACAAGACAGACTGATTACTTCTAGTTTGAGAAGTAGACTCTTTAGGAGGAGTGCTTCTAGATTGAGAAGCAATGGTTGGCCAATCAAACTTGGTTGTCGTATGAGATGTAGATGGGGTATGTGGATGTAAAGAATTTACAATGGTCTCAATACGATCAGTTTGGTTGCCAATTGACTGGAGACAAAGATTAGTATagttattttgttcaacaacATGACTAAGCTGAGTTTCAGTCAATGGTCTAGTATTCTGGCTGGAAGTCTTAATTGGCACAGCAAACTTCTGGTCACCtatttttaaggcttgaaaAGGGGGGTGAACAGAATCAATTTCTGTTCCTTTCTGAGAAGTATATGTGGTGGATATCTTCTTAATCTCACTAACCTGAGAAGTGTTAGAGGATCGATTTTCCAGAAGATACAGTTTTAACCAcgagaaaaaaggaagattaATTTGGtgagtttccatatgagaaacccatttctcatgAAGCATTTGTCGATCCGAATTAGAAGGATAATGTTCTtcaaaaagttttctttttccttcattcttcGGAGAACGGTATTCCTGGATAAGGAATCGTTTATTAATCTGGAACTTGGATTCTTCTGCCAAATGAAGCATCCTAATACCTGCTTCTTGCATATCAGAAGgtgtaggagaagaagaaccagTTTCCTGATTAATAGGAGGCTGATATTGAGCCTGATAATGGTCTCTAGGAAGAGGACCATAGATAGGTTGATTAACTTGAGAAGGAGTACGATTTGTACCCTGCAGATTTATAAATCCATCATAATTCTCATTCCGAATTCTAGAAGTAGAAGCACGAGAAGGTGCTTGATACTGGGAGAaatcagaggaagaagaaagtacAGAAGAAGTAGATCGTCTAGATTCAGTAGATCTACGATCAAAAGTAATTTCTACATCACCAGAAGGAAGTTGAGTGAtgcatgatggagaagtttgtgttggtggctgaggttgagccacagAAGTTAAGGTCCAAGAGTCTGGGAAGTTTATTTCCGACCATCTGATGCATCTAGGCACAAAAACATGAGATCTTTCAGAATTTGCCTGGAAACAGACGGTTTGACCTTTTGGATCTGCATACTTAGCATTAGGAGCACACGTTGTCATAGCCTTGTAATAGACACGATATATTATTGCAATATTTTGAGTACCAGGAAGAATATCGTATCCATACGTTTTTAAGGTAATAACAGCGCTTTTGAGAATATTTGGATCTGTGAGGGATAAAGGACGATTTGGTCTACTCTGAAAATAGACAGGTCCTTCACAGAGACTAGTTTCAATCGTACCCATCAAGGATTGATTAAAACTATTCATTCTAGCATCTCTTATAGCAGCAAAGACAACACTATTTATCCCTGGAAGAGTTAAGGGTTTAAGTGCGACTTGAATGAGGCCGATGTGGATGAACTTAAATCCACGCTCTCTATGCCTCTGAATCTGAGAGCTAGTCAAGAGTTGAATTTCCTCTTGATCAGAGGCAAAAGTATGGGTGCTTTCGCATGTCTTAATGACATAGTCACTATGGAATGCGAAAGTGCCTTTATGGTATACCTCAGTTTCAGGTACACGAGGAATGGTATAATTATTTATAGCAGCTTCAAGGTTACGAAAAACCACTTCTTCGATATTATGGACTGAATCTTGAGTCCTGCCGGATGAGCTAacttcagatgaagaagacCTTCGG is a genomic window of Macadamia integrifolia cultivar HAES 741 chromosome 13, SCU_Mint_v3, whole genome shotgun sequence containing:
- the LOC122058707 gene encoding abscisic acid receptor PYL12-like, with amino-acid sequence MMGRYHSHEMSPNQCGSTLVQTIDAPISLVWSLIRRFDNPQVYKRFIRSCSILDGNGGVGSLREVKLVSGLPAKTSRERLDVLDDDSHVMIFSIVGGDHRLINYRSTTTVHVIEEEKHDHNEIGKTVVIESYLVDVPMGSSKEDTCLFADTIIRCNLRSLARITEKMASVQNGESSRT